From Salipiger profundus, a single genomic window includes:
- a CDS encoding uracil-DNA glycosylase, which yields MDSGFTEMDWHWARAALDWQLEMGADETMGELPVDRFAAEAEAQAARAAARATPAAAAGGRAPMPGPVPLDTGPDPVEVAQQAAAQATTLDALREAMAAFEHCELKRGARNLVFCDGTADARVMIVGEAPGRDEDRQGKPFVGRAGQLLDRMLAPVGLSRDRNVYITNVLPWRPPQNRDPKPDEIAMMKPFLAKHIALVDPELLVIMGNISCDALLGRRGITRLRGKWAEAEGRPALPMFHPAYLLRQPQMKREAWADVLELAAKLKAGG from the coding sequence ATGGATTCGGGCTTCACGGAAATGGACTGGCACTGGGCGCGCGCGGCGCTGGACTGGCAGCTCGAGATGGGCGCCGACGAGACGATGGGCGAACTGCCGGTCGACCGCTTCGCCGCCGAGGCCGAGGCGCAGGCGGCCCGTGCCGCCGCGCGTGCCACCCCCGCCGCCGCCGCTGGCGGACGTGCGCCGATGCCGGGCCCCGTGCCGCTGGACACCGGACCCGACCCGGTCGAGGTCGCGCAGCAGGCCGCCGCACAGGCCACCACGCTCGATGCCCTGCGCGAGGCCATGGCCGCCTTCGAGCACTGCGAACTGAAGCGCGGGGCGCGGAACCTCGTGTTCTGCGACGGCACCGCCGATGCGCGGGTGATGATCGTGGGCGAGGCGCCGGGGCGCGACGAGGACCGTCAGGGCAAGCCCTTCGTCGGGCGCGCCGGGCAGCTTCTCGACCGGATGCTCGCGCCGGTGGGCCTTTCGCGCGATCGCAACGTCTACATCACCAACGTGCTGCCGTGGCGGCCGCCGCAGAACCGCGACCCGAAGCCCGACGAGATCGCGATGATGAAGCCGTTCCTGGCCAAGCATATCGCGCTGGTCGATCCCGAGCTGCTGGTGATCATGGGCAACATCTCCTGCGATGCGCTGCTGGGGCGGCGCGGCATCACCCGGCTGCGCGGCAAGTGGGCCGAGGCCGAGGGCCGTCCGGCGCTGCCGATGTTCCATCCCGCCTACCTGCTGCGCCAGCCGCAGATGAAGCGCGAGGCCTGGGCCGACGTGCTCGAGCTTGCCGCGAAGCTGAAGGCAGGCGGGTGA
- the atpA gene encoding F0F1 ATP synthase subunit alpha, whose product MGIQAAEISAILKEQIQNFGQEAEVAEVGRVLSVGDGIARVHGLDAVKAGEMVEFPGGIMGMALNLENDNVGVVIFGSDRDIKEGDVVKRTNSIVDVPAGEALLGRVVDGLGNPLDGKGPIEGSERRVADVKAPGIIPRKSVHEPMATGLKAVDAMIPIGRGQRELIIGDRQTGKTAIALDSILNQKSYNDAAGDDESKKLYCIYVAVGQKRSTVAQLVKRLEATGAIDYSIVVAATASDPAPMQYLAPYTATAMAEYFRDNGKHALIIYDDLSKQAVAYRQMSLLLRRPPGREAYPGDVFYLHSRLLERSAKLNEDHGAGSLTALPIIETQGGDVSAFIPTNVISITDGQIFLETELFFQGIRPAVNTGLSVSRVGSSAQTKAMSSVAGPVKLSLAQYREMAAFAQFGSDLDASTQRLLNRGARLTELMKQPQYSPLTNAEIVCVIFAGTNGYLDEVPVNEVGKFEKALLAYLRGTRKDILDWIESEDPKIKGEPADKLKAVLDEFAKTYA is encoded by the coding sequence ATGGGTATCCAAGCAGCCGAGATCTCGGCGATCCTGAAGGAGCAGATCCAGAACTTCGGACAGGAAGCCGAAGTCGCCGAGGTGGGCCGCGTGCTCTCCGTCGGTGACGGTATTGCTCGTGTTCACGGCCTCGACGCGGTCAAGGCCGGCGAAATGGTCGAATTCCCGGGCGGCATCATGGGCATGGCCCTGAACCTCGAGAACGACAACGTCGGCGTCGTGATCTTCGGGTCCGACCGCGACATCAAGGAAGGCGATGTCGTCAAGCGCACCAACTCGATCGTGGACGTGCCGGCGGGTGAAGCCCTGCTCGGCCGCGTGGTCGACGGCCTCGGCAACCCGCTCGACGGCAAGGGCCCGATCGAGGGCTCCGAGCGTCGCGTCGCCGACGTGAAGGCGCCCGGCATCATCCCGCGTAAATCGGTGCACGAGCCGATGGCGACCGGCCTCAAGGCCGTCGACGCGATGATCCCGATCGGCCGTGGCCAGCGTGAGCTGATCATCGGCGACCGCCAGACCGGCAAGACCGCGATCGCGCTCGACTCGATCCTCAACCAGAAGTCCTACAACGACGCCGCGGGCGACGACGAGAGCAAGAAGCTCTACTGCATCTACGTCGCCGTCGGCCAGAAGCGTTCGACCGTGGCACAGCTGGTGAAGCGTCTCGAGGCGACCGGCGCCATCGACTACTCGATCGTCGTCGCCGCGACCGCGTCGGACCCCGCGCCGATGCAGTACCTCGCGCCCTACACCGCGACCGCGATGGCGGAATACTTCCGCGACAACGGCAAGCACGCGCTCATCATCTACGATGACCTGTCGAAGCAGGCCGTGGCCTACCGCCAGATGTCGCTGCTGCTGCGCCGTCCGCCGGGCCGCGAAGCCTACCCGGGCGACGTCTTCTACCTGCACTCGCGCCTGCTCGAGCGTTCGGCGAAGCTGAACGAGGATCACGGTGCCGGCTCGCTGACCGCGCTGCCGATCATCGAGACCCAGGGCGGCGACGTGTCGGCCTTCATCCCGACCAACGTGATCTCGATCACCGACGGCCAGATCTTCCTGGAGACCGAACTGTTCTTCCAGGGCATCCGTCCTGCCGTGAACACCGGTCTGTCGGTGTCGCGCGTCGGCTCCTCGGCCCAGACCAAGGCGATGTCCTCGGTTGCCGGCCCGGTGAAGCTGTCGCTCGCGCAGTATCGTGAGATGGCCGCCTTCGCGCAGTTCGGTTCCGACCTCGACGCCTCGACCCAGCGCCTGCTGAACCGTGGTGCGCGTCTGACCGAGCTGATGAAGCAGCCGCAGTACTCGCCGCTGACCAACGCGGAAATCGTCTGCGTCATTTTCGCCGGCACCAACGGCTACCTCGACGAGGTTCCGGTCAACGAGGTCGGCAAGTTCGAAAAGGCGCTGCTGGCGTACCTGCGCGGCACGCGCAAGGACATCCTCGACTGGATCGAGTCGGAGGATCCGAAGATCAAGGGCGAACCCGCGGACAAGCTGAAGGCAGTGCTCGACGAATTCGCCAAGACCTACGCCTGA
- the atpD gene encoding F0F1 ATP synthase subunit beta: MANAKGKVTQVIGAVVDVQFDDHLPEILNALTTENDGKKLVLEVAQHLGESTVRTIAMDSTEGLVRGQEVIDTDGPISVPVGNATLGRILNVVGEPVDEQGPVNADETRAIHQPAPEFDEQSTESEILVTGIKVIDLLAPYAKGGKIGLFGGAGVGKTVLIMELINNIAKVHSGFSVFAGVGERTREGNDLYHEMIESNVIKPDNLSESQVALVYGQMNEPPGARARVALTGLTLAEQFRDQSGTDVLFFVDNIFRFTQAGSEVSALLGRIPSAVGYQPTLATDMGAMQERITSTKNGSITSIQAVYVPADDLTDPAPATTFAHLDATTVLNRAISELGIYPAVDPLDSSSRLMDPAVVGQEHYDTAFAVQGILQRYKSLQDIIAILGMDELSEEDKLTVARARKIQRFLSQPFDVAKVFTGSDGVQVPLEDTISSFKAVVAGEYDHLPEAAFYMVGGIDEVLAKAEKLAAEAA; the protein is encoded by the coding sequence ATGGCAAACGCAAAAGGCAAAGTGACCCAGGTCATCGGCGCCGTGGTCGACGTTCAGTTCGACGACCACCTTCCCGAGATCCTGAACGCTCTGACCACCGAAAACGACGGCAAGAAACTGGTTCTTGAAGTTGCTCAGCACCTTGGTGAAAGCACCGTCCGCACCATCGCGATGGACTCGACCGAAGGTCTCGTCCGTGGTCAGGAAGTGATCGACACCGACGGCCCGATCTCGGTGCCGGTGGGCAACGCGACCCTCGGCCGCATTCTCAACGTCGTGGGCGAGCCCGTCGACGAGCAGGGCCCGGTGAACGCGGATGAAACCCGCGCGATCCACCAGCCCGCCCCCGAGTTCGACGAGCAGTCGACCGAGTCCGAGATCCTCGTGACCGGCATCAAGGTCATCGACCTGCTGGCGCCCTACGCGAAGGGCGGCAAGATCGGCCTGTTCGGCGGCGCCGGCGTGGGCAAGACCGTTCTCATCATGGAGCTCATCAACAACATCGCCAAGGTGCACTCGGGCTTCTCCGTGTTCGCCGGCGTGGGTGAGCGGACCCGTGAGGGCAACGACCTCTACCACGAGATGATCGAATCCAACGTCATCAAGCCCGACAACCTGTCGGAGTCGCAGGTGGCGCTGGTCTACGGCCAGATGAACGAGCCGCCGGGCGCCCGTGCCCGCGTCGCGCTGACCGGCCTCACGCTGGCCGAGCAGTTCCGTGACCAGTCCGGTACCGACGTTCTGTTCTTCGTCGACAACATCTTCCGCTTCACGCAGGCCGGTTCCGAGGTGTCCGCACTTCTCGGCCGTATCCCCTCGGCCGTGGGTTACCAGCCGACGCTGGCGACCGACATGGGCGCGATGCAGGAGCGGATCACCTCGACCAAGAACGGCTCGATCACCTCGATCCAGGCCGTCTACGTTCCCGCGGACGACCTTACCGACCCGGCACCTGCCACGACCTTCGCCCACCTCGATGCGACCACGGTTCTCAACCGTGCGATCTCGGAGCTTGGCATCTACCCGGCCGTGGACCCGCTCGACTCGTCGTCGCGTCTCATGGACCCGGCCGTCGTCGGCCAGGAGCACTACGACACCGCGTTCGCCGTTCAGGGCATCCTTCAGCGCTACAAGTCGCTGCAGGACATCATCGCCATTCTCGGCATGGACGAACTGTCGGAAGAGGACAAGCTGACCGTGGCCCGCGCCCGGAAGATCCAGCGTTTCCTCTCGCAGCCGTTCGACGTGGCGAAGGTGTTCACCGGCTCCGACGGTGTGCAGGTTCCGCTCGAGGACACCATCTCGTCGTTCAAGGCGGTTGTGGCCGGCGAATACGACCACCTGCCGGAAGCGGCCTTCTACATGGTCGGCGGCATCGACGAGGTGCTTGCCAAGGCCGAGAAGCTGGCTGCGGAAGCGGCCTAA
- a CDS encoding ribose-phosphate pyrophosphokinase has translation MPTVIEPKLISGNSNKPLASAIARRMSLYRGMSVGLVDARVERFNDQEIFVEVYENVRGEDMFILQSTSRPANDNLMELLIMADALRRSSASRVTAVMPYFGYARQDRRTKARTPITAKLVANMIAEAGIERVLTMDLHAAQIQGFFDIPVDNLYASPVFALDILKHFAGELDDVMVVSPDVGGVARARELAKRIGSPLSIVDKRREKPGEIAEMTVIGDVTGKKCIIVDDICDTAGTLCKAAEVLLEHGATEVHAYITHGVLSGPAVERVTNSVMKSLVITDSIAATDAVAAAPNIRIVPTAPMFAQAILNIWNGTSVSSLFETETLGPIYEGIL, from the coding sequence ATGCCCACCGTCATCGAACCCAAGCTCATCTCGGGTAATTCCAACAAGCCGCTCGCCAGCGCCATCGCGCGCCGGATGTCGCTCTACCGCGGCATGTCCGTCGGTCTCGTCGATGCACGGGTCGAGCGGTTCAACGACCAGGAAATCTTCGTCGAGGTCTACGAGAACGTTCGCGGCGAGGACATGTTCATCCTCCAGTCGACCTCGCGCCCGGCGAACGACAACCTGATGGAACTGCTGATCATGGCCGACGCGCTGCGCCGCTCCTCGGCCTCGCGGGTCACCGCCGTGATGCCCTACTTCGGCTACGCCCGTCAGGACCGCCGCACCAAGGCGCGCACGCCGATCACCGCCAAGCTGGTCGCCAACATGATCGCCGAGGCCGGGATCGAACGGGTCCTGACCATGGACCTGCACGCGGCCCAGATCCAGGGCTTCTTCGACATCCCCGTCGACAACCTCTACGCCTCGCCAGTCTTCGCGCTCGACATTCTCAAGCATTTCGCCGGCGAACTCGACGACGTCATGGTCGTTTCCCCGGACGTGGGCGGCGTGGCCCGGGCCCGCGAGCTTGCCAAGCGCATCGGCTCGCCCCTGTCGATCGTGGACAAGCGCCGCGAGAAGCCGGGCGAAATCGCCGAGATGACCGTCATCGGCGACGTCACCGGCAAGAAGTGCATCATCGTCGACGACATCTGCGACACCGCCGGCACGCTGTGCAAGGCCGCCGAGGTGCTGCTCGAGCATGGCGCGACCGAGGTTCATGCCTACATCACCCACGGCGTCCTGTCCGGCCCCGCCGTCGAGCGCGTGACGAACTCGGTGATGAAGTCGCTGGTCATCACCGACAGCATCGCCGCCACCGATGCCGTCGCCGCGGCCCCCAACATCCGCATCGTGCCCACCGCGCCGATGTTCGCGCAGGCGATCCTCAACATCTGGAACGGCACCTCGGTCAGCTCGCTCTTCGAGACCGAGACCCTCGGACCGATCTACGAAGGCATCCTCTGA
- the plsY gene encoding glycerol-3-phosphate 1-O-acyltransferase PlsY, with product MLPEITTPPVLLVLWAVLGYLLGSIPFGMLLTRLMNLGDLRSIGSGNIGATNVLRTGNKAAAAGTLILDGGKGAVAVLLARWLAGEDAAQLAGLTAFLGHCYPAWLGFRGGKGVATFLGLILALSWPVGLLSCATWLAAAALSRISSVGALVAALLSTAWMLLLREYEFTALTLALTLLIFWRHRTNLARLRSGTEPKIGQKG from the coding sequence ATGCTTCCCGAGATCACCACCCCGCCCGTCCTGCTCGTGCTCTGGGCCGTGCTCGGCTACCTGCTGGGCTCGATCCCCTTCGGCATGCTGCTCACCCGCCTGATGAACCTCGGCGACCTGCGCAGCATCGGCTCGGGCAACATCGGCGCCACCAACGTGCTGCGCACCGGCAACAAGGCCGCCGCCGCGGGCACGCTGATCCTCGATGGCGGCAAGGGCGCGGTGGCGGTGCTGCTCGCCCGCTGGCTCGCCGGCGAGGACGCCGCCCAGCTCGCCGGGCTGACGGCCTTTCTCGGCCACTGCTACCCGGCATGGCTCGGCTTTCGCGGCGGCAAGGGCGTGGCGACCTTCCTCGGGCTGATCCTCGCGCTGAGCTGGCCCGTCGGCCTGCTGAGCTGCGCCACATGGCTCGCCGCCGCCGCGCTGTCGCGGATCTCGAGCGTCGGTGCGCTGGTCGCGGCGCTGCTGTCGACCGCGTGGATGCTGCTTCTGCGCGAGTACGAATTCACCGCGCTCACGCTCGCCCTCACCCTGCTGATCTTCTGGCGCCACCGCACCAACCTCGCACGCCTGCGCAGCGGCACCGAGCCCAAGATCGGCCAGAAGGGCTGA
- the pyrC gene encoding dihydroorotase, with protein MTDTSLLITNARLIDPESGTVAEGAVLLRNGLIARRFDTPQPDAEAAETLDAGGAFLAPGIVDIGVKVGEPGERHKESYKTAGLAAAAGGVTTMVTRPDTDPAIDTPEVLEFIRDRAENDSPVNVLAMAALTKGREGREMTEIGFLLDAGAVAFTDCDHVVTDTKVLARAMTYARSLGALIMAHPQEPGLSRGGAATSGKFASLRGLPSVSPMAERMGLDRDFALVEMTGVRYHADQITTARALPALERAKKNGFDVTAGTSMHHLTLNEMDVADYRTFFKVKPPLRSEDDRQAVVEAVRSGLIDIIGSFHTPQDEESKRLPFEEAASGAVGLETMLPVLLRLYHSGELDLPTLFRALSLNPAKRLGLACGRMAEGAPADLVLFDADKPLILDRFKLRSKSKNTPFDGARLQGKVLATFVAGTNVYRSA; from the coding sequence ATGACCGACACGAGCCTGCTCATCACCAACGCCCGCCTGATCGACCCCGAGTCGGGGACCGTCGCCGAAGGCGCGGTGCTGCTCAGGAACGGATTGATCGCCCGGCGGTTCGACACGCCGCAGCCCGACGCCGAGGCGGCCGAGACGCTCGACGCAGGCGGCGCCTTTCTTGCGCCGGGCATCGTCGACATCGGCGTGAAGGTGGGCGAGCCGGGCGAACGGCACAAGGAAAGCTACAAGACCGCCGGGCTTGCCGCGGCGGCGGGCGGCGTCACCACCATGGTCACCCGCCCCGACACCGATCCGGCGATCGACACGCCCGAGGTGCTGGAGTTCATCCGCGACCGGGCCGAGAACGACTCGCCCGTCAACGTGCTGGCGATGGCCGCACTCACCAAGGGTCGCGAAGGCCGCGAGATGACCGAGATCGGCTTCCTGCTCGACGCCGGCGCCGTGGCCTTTACCGACTGCGACCACGTCGTGACCGACACCAAGGTTCTGGCCCGCGCCATGACCTATGCCCGGTCGCTCGGGGCGCTCATCATGGCCCACCCGCAGGAGCCCGGCCTGTCGCGCGGGGGCGCGGCGACCAGCGGCAAGTTCGCCTCGCTGCGCGGCCTGCCCTCGGTGTCGCCGATGGCCGAGCGCATGGGGCTCGACCGCGACTTCGCGCTCGTCGAGATGACCGGCGTGCGCTACCACGCCGACCAGATCACCACCGCCCGCGCCCTGCCGGCGCTGGAGCGCGCCAAGAAGAACGGCTTCGACGTGACGGCCGGCACCTCGATGCACCACCTCACGCTCAACGAGATGGACGTGGCCGACTACCGGACCTTCTTCAAGGTGAAGCCGCCGCTGCGCTCGGAGGACGACCGACAGGCCGTGGTCGAAGCGGTGCGCAGCGGGCTCATCGACATCATCGGCAGCTTCCACACCCCGCAGGACGAGGAATCGAAACGCCTGCCCTTCGAAGAGGCCGCGAGCGGCGCCGTGGGGCTCGAGACCATGCTGCCGGTGCTGCTGCGGCTCTACCATTCCGGCGAGCTTGACCTGCCGACGCTGTTCCGCGCGCTGTCGCTGAACCCGGCGAAACGGCTCGGACTGGCCTGCGGCCGGATGGCCGAGGGCGCGCCCGCCGATCTCGTGCTGTTCGATGCCGACAAGCCGCTGATCCTCGACCGCTTCAAGCTCCGGTCCAAGTCCAAGAACACCCCGTTTGACGGCGCCCGGCTTCAGGGTAAGGTTCTCGCGACCTTCGTGGCCGGCACCAACGTCTACCGGAGCGCCTGA
- a CDS encoding F0F1 ATP synthase subunit epsilon, with translation MADTMQFDLVSPERSLLSAQASSVSIPGSEGDLTAGPGHEPTITTLRPGILTVVTEKGTEEFVVTGGFVEIGDGMTVLAEKAVPHADMDQATYEALVKEAEATYQQAKEAYENEPGPVDDAAKLLQDMVAVGSHIGLDPMSPNF, from the coding sequence ATGGCTGATACGATGCAATTCGATCTGGTGAGCCCCGAGCGCAGCCTTCTGTCCGCTCAGGCCTCGTCGGTGTCGATTCCCGGCTCCGAGGGCGACCTGACGGCCGGCCCGGGCCACGAGCCGACCATCACCACGCTGCGTCCCGGTATCCTGACGGTCGTGACCGAGAAGGGCACCGAGGAATTCGTGGTGACCGGCGGTTTCGTCGAGATCGGTGACGGCATGACCGTGCTCGCCGAAAAGGCCGTGCCGCATGCCGACATGGATCAGGCGACCTACGAGGCGCTGGTGAAGGAGGCCGAGGCCACCTACCAGCAGGCCAAGGAAGCCTACGAGAACGAGCCGGGCCCGGTCGACGACGCGGCCAAGCTGCTGCAGGACATGGTTGCCGTGGGCTCGCACATCGGGCTCGACCCGATGTCGCCGAACTTCTGA
- a CDS encoding aspartate carbamoyltransferase catalytic subunit, whose amino-acid sequence MRFDQRHLLGIEPLRPDEITTILDLADQYVTLSRGREKHSNALAGLTQINMFFENSTRTQASFEIAGKRLGADVMNMAMQASSIKKGETLIDTALTLNAMHPDLLVVRHPHSGAVDLLAQKVNCAVLNAGDGRHEHPTQALLDALTIRRAKGRLHRLNIAICGDIAHSRVARSNILLLHKMENRIRLVGPSTLMPSGIDAFGVEVYEDMREGLKDADVVMMLRLQKERMDGGFIPSEREYYHRFGLDADKLAHAKDDAIVMHPGPMNRGVEIDGTLADDINRSVIQEQVEMGVAVRMAAMDLLARNLRARPTELSA is encoded by the coding sequence ATGCGTTTCGACCAGCGTCACCTTCTGGGGATCGAGCCCCTGCGACCCGACGAGATCACTACGATCCTCGATCTCGCGGACCAGTACGTGACGCTCTCGCGCGGGCGCGAGAAGCACTCGAACGCGCTGGCGGGGCTCACCCAGATCAACATGTTCTTCGAGAATTCCACCCGCACGCAGGCGAGCTTCGAGATCGCCGGCAAGCGGCTCGGGGCGGACGTGATGAACATGGCGATGCAGGCCAGTTCCATCAAGAAGGGCGAGACGCTGATCGACACGGCGCTGACGCTCAACGCCATGCACCCCGACCTGCTGGTGGTGCGCCATCCGCATTCCGGCGCCGTCGACCTGCTGGCGCAGAAGGTGAACTGTGCCGTGCTCAATGCCGGCGACGGGCGCCATGAGCACCCCACGCAGGCGCTGCTCGACGCGCTGACCATCCGCCGCGCCAAGGGCCGGCTGCACCGGCTCAACATCGCGATCTGCGGCGACATCGCGCATTCCCGCGTCGCCCGCTCGAACATCCTGCTGCTGCACAAGATGGAGAACCGCATCCGTCTGGTGGGGCCGTCGACGCTGATGCCGAGCGGCATCGACGCCTTCGGGGTCGAGGTCTACGAGGACATGCGCGAAGGCCTCAAGGACGCCGACGTGGTGATGATGCTGCGCCTTCAGAAAGAGCGCATGGACGGCGGCTTCATCCCCTCCGAACGGGAATACTACCATCGCTTCGGGCTCGATGCCGACAAGCTCGCCCACGCCAAGGACGATGCCATCGTGATGCACCCCGGCCCGATGAACCGGGGCGTCGAGATCGACGGCACGCTCGCCGACGACATCAACCGGTCCGTGATCCAGGAGCAGGTCGAGATGGGCGTCGCGGTGCGCATGGCGGCGATGGACCTGCTGGCACGCAACCTGCGCGCGCGTCCCACCGAGCTTTCCGCATGA
- a CDS encoding aspartate carbamoyltransferase catalytic subunit — protein sequence MTTMRINGSETGTVRVFHLDLPPEAVERFTTQAGTGEFPLQYALGAKDLRASFVDVVNIDDLGEMSVSSYLSEAYQVQGPELRQMKPQLDALRGHLVILPSQAFGHVGQELTVASPLRWIGTFSEEAATPRGPALRATSATGSAGVGVPGKTPDSRRPLAVTLIGLAVLVLIVLVWAFGGSGG from the coding sequence ATGACCACCATGCGGATCAACGGGTCGGAGACCGGCACCGTCCGCGTCTTTCACCTCGACCTGCCGCCGGAAGCGGTCGAGCGGTTCACCACGCAGGCCGGCACCGGCGAGTTTCCCCTGCAATATGCGCTGGGGGCAAAGGACCTGCGCGCCAGCTTCGTCGACGTGGTGAACATCGACGACCTCGGCGAGATGAGCGTGTCGTCCTACCTGTCCGAGGCCTACCAGGTGCAGGGGCCCGAGCTTCGCCAGATGAAGCCGCAGCTCGACGCGCTGAGGGGGCATCTCGTGATCCTGCCGAGCCAGGCGTTCGGTCATGTCGGTCAGGAGCTGACCGTCGCCAGCCCGCTGCGCTGGATCGGCACCTTCTCTGAGGAAGCCGCGACACCGCGCGGCCCGGCGCTGCGCGCGACTTCGGCCACGGGAAGCGCAGGCGTCGGGGTGCCGGGCAAGACGCCCGACAGCCGCCGCCCGCTGGCGGTCACGCTGATTGGGCTCGCGGTGCTGGTGCTGATCGTGCTCGTCTGGGCCTTCGGGGGCTCCGGCGGATGA
- a CDS encoding F0F1 ATP synthase subunit gamma, with protein MPSLKDLKNRISSVKSTRKITKAMQMVAAAKLRRAQDAAEMSRPYTERFNKVLGALAASVGSSPTAPKLLSGTGSDDVHMLVVMTAERGLCGGFNSSIVKKARNEIAALKAKGKTVKILTVGKKGREQLKRDHGDLFVGHVDLSEVKKLGYADAQNIAKDLLARFDGGEFDVATIFFAKFQSVISQVPTAQQIIPASYDAPETDDADASGPLYDYEPDEERILADLLPRGVATQIFSALLENAASEQGARMSAMDNATRNAGEMIDKLTIEYNRSRQAVITNELIEIISGAEAL; from the coding sequence ATGCCTAGCCTCAAGGACCTCAAGAATCGGATCTCCTCGGTCAAGTCGACCCGGAAGATCACGAAGGCCATGCAGATGGTGGCCGCCGCGAAACTGCGGCGGGCACAGGATGCTGCCGAAATGTCGCGGCCCTATACCGAGCGCTTCAACAAGGTGCTCGGTGCGCTGGCCGCGTCGGTCGGCAGCAGCCCCACCGCGCCGAAGCTGCTTTCGGGAACCGGTTCCGACGACGTGCACATGCTCGTCGTCATGACCGCCGAACGCGGCCTCTGCGGTGGCTTCAACAGTTCGATCGTGAAGAAGGCGCGCAACGAGATCGCTGCGCTCAAGGCCAAGGGCAAGACGGTCAAGATCCTGACCGTCGGCAAGAAAGGCCGCGAGCAGCTCAAGCGCGACCATGGCGACCTGTTCGTCGGTCACGTGGATCTGAGCGAAGTGAAGAAGCTCGGCTATGCCGATGCGCAGAACATCGCCAAGGACCTGCTGGCCCGTTTCGACGGCGGCGAGTTCGATGTGGCGACGATCTTCTTCGCCAAGTTCCAGTCGGTGATTTCGCAGGTTCCGACCGCGCAGCAGATCATCCCGGCGTCCTACGACGCGCCGGAAACCGATGATGCCGACGCGTCCGGCCCGCTCTACGACTACGAGCCCGACGAGGAGCGCATCCTCGCCGACCTGCTTCCGCGGGGCGTCGCGACCCAGATCTTCTCGGCTCTGCTGGAGAACGCGGCCTCGGAACAGGGCGCGCGGATGAGCGCCATGGACAACGCCACGCGCAACGCGGGCGAGATGATCGACAAGCTGACCATCGAGTACAACCGTTCGCGTCAGGCGGTCATCACCAACGAACTGATCGAAATCATCTCGGGCGCCGAGGCGCTCTAA
- a CDS encoding H-type lectin domain-containing protein: MRKLQAHLIGIDQGKTEVFSEFETGGEMWTGSGARERRQAVVFSEPFRSAPVVQVSLSLWDIDQSANLRADVQAENVTPSGFELVFRTWSDTRVARVHMSWTAIGEVASEDDWDL; this comes from the coding sequence ATGCGGAAACTTCAGGCGCATCTGATCGGCATCGACCAGGGCAAAACCGAGGTCTTCTCGGAGTTCGAGACAGGCGGCGAGATGTGGACCGGCTCGGGCGCGCGGGAGCGGCGGCAGGCGGTGGTCTTCTCCGAGCCGTTCCGGTCGGCGCCGGTCGTGCAGGTGTCGCTGTCGCTCTGGGACATCGACCAGAGCGCCAACCTGCGGGCCGACGTGCAGGCCGAGAACGTCACGCCTTCGGGATTCGAACTGGTGTTCCGCACTTGGTCCGACACCCGCGTGGCGCGGGTGCACATGTCGTGGACGGCGATCGGAGAGGTGGCGAGCGAGGACGACTGGGATCTCTAG
- a CDS encoding 2-hydroxychromene-2-carboxylate isomerase translates to MAHLDYYFTVLSPYAYLAGLRMEAIANRHGLTVTYKPLDIMALFPRTGGAPLPERHPSRIAYRAQELPRQARKLGMPLTFKPAHFPTNAAPASYAIIAAQKAGGGDMAGLVHGLLRAVWAEEKDVAEDSVVQECLSAAGFDPSLTFSGMLTGAEVYSANLEDAVNAGVFGSPFYVLDDGEKFWGQDRLEDLDLHLSGKL, encoded by the coding sequence ATGGCGCATTTGGATTACTATTTCACGGTTCTCTCGCCCTATGCCTATCTTGCCGGGTTGCGCATGGAAGCGATCGCCAATCGCCACGGGTTGACGGTCACCTACAAGCCGCTCGACATCATGGCGCTCTTTCCCCGCACCGGCGGGGCGCCGCTGCCCGAGCGTCATCCCTCGCGGATCGCCTACCGCGCACAGGAGCTGCCGCGGCAGGCACGCAAGCTGGGGATGCCGCTGACCTTCAAGCCGGCGCATTTCCCGACCAACGCTGCGCCGGCCTCTTATGCGATCATCGCCGCGCAGAAGGCGGGCGGGGGAGATATGGCCGGGCTCGTGCATGGCCTGCTGCGCGCGGTCTGGGCCGAGGAGAAGGACGTCGCCGAGGATTCGGTCGTGCAGGAATGTCTTTCCGCCGCCGGCTTCGACCCGAGCCTGACCTTCAGCGGGATGCTGACCGGGGCCGAGGTCTACAGCGCGAATCTCGAGGACGCGGTGAACGCCGGGGTGTTCGGCTCACCGTTCTACGTGCTCGACGATGGAGAGAAGTTCTGGGGGCAGGACCGGCTCGAGGATCTCGACCTTCACCTCTCGGGCAAGCTCTGA